A window from Mytilus galloprovincialis chromosome 8, xbMytGall1.hap1.1, whole genome shotgun sequence encodes these proteins:
- the LOC143043097 gene encoding uncharacterized protein LOC143043097, with the protein MNINNGQIKVELSTKLEDILQYVRCQSSKEKAERQGLTQKPPTQLNKLGQPIFQLHHQIDLSSEVNGGFVVSNIVMIDDGRLVMYFPIQHRLLICNTDGSQVHSIPVQCFPLYVTAVNNCTVAVTLAGSTCIEMYDINNKFKIKSISIPEMMRKSGITTINNKLIVGGYQELLIIDHQKEEVVQKVTTECHPYRLHGSDDRIFYCDDYNKNLYWFNYTDDIQNTLTLPSTPRSMTTLQDSSLYVVCEDGSVQHVSSDGKHFKPVKKLQTTPECYEIHYNLTQRKLFIIHSKTKNVTVFTEI; encoded by the exons ATGAATATCAACAACGGCCAAATAAAAGTGGAGTTATCTACAAAACTTGAG GATATATTACAATATGTAAGATGTCAATCATCCAAAGAGAAAGCTGAGAGACAAG gTTTAACACAAAAACCTCCAACACAGCTTAATAAACTAGGACAGCCAATCTTTCAACTACATCATCAGATAGACCTGTCATCCGAGGTTAATGGTGGGTTTGTAGTATCAAATATAGTGATGATTGATGATGGTAGACTAGTGATGTATTTTCCTATACAGCACAGACTATTGATTTGTAATACAGATGGATCACAGGTACACAGTATACCTGTACAATGTTTCCCGTTGTATGTTACAGCAGTAAACAACTGTACAGTAGCTGTTACACTAGCTGGAAGTACGTGTATAGAGATGTATGAcataaacaataaatttaaaattaaatcaatatcaataccTGAAATGATGCGTAAAAGTGGAATTACAACTATAAACAACAAGTTAATTGTAGGTGGTTATCAAGAACTACTGATCATAGATCATCAGAAAGAAGAGGTGGTACAGAAAGTAACGACTGAATGTCATCCTTACAGGTTACATGGTTCTGATGATAGAATATTCTACTGTGATGACTACAACAAGAATCTGTACTGGTTTAATTATACTGATGACATACAAAACACCTTAACATTACCATCAACACCTAGGAGTATGACTACACTACAAGATAGTAGTTTGTATGTCGTGTGCGAGGATGGATCAGTACAACATGTGTCATCCGACGGTAAACATTTTAAACCTGTGAAGAAACTTCAAACTACTCCAGAATGTTATGAGATACATTATAATTTAACACAAAGGAAACTTTTTATCATACACagcaaaacaaaaaatgttacagtcTTCACTGAgatataa